In Miscanthus floridulus cultivar M001 chromosome 5, ASM1932011v1, whole genome shotgun sequence, one genomic interval encodes:
- the LOC136451263 gene encoding uncharacterized protein — MSASEAAAESSSRARQDADGEPGPEPPQRRWVALVSTAVILLDGDERARAMPLGTNVELDLHDPPQPSYLVLHPRIVALDPCYFAHQPSAYILSADRSGRLLFRVNNPGSNDPAEDEIMYLCDTHARRATTLLPVPYPLLRIEPRPRRSVGLIADPDPRRRGHYLVAQLYPRESALHGDKLLCYSTATLQWFLKPLLTSSSVRMRNPCTETGVLAHAGRLYWLALAYGVFFCDPFAATSHLLFVPLPRDCEMREELSHRVYVAQRRRVAPSEGLLRYVEVRGLSYQVPVPPDVAPPPVNPSVWMWTLVDPEAAEPWRFEYEAPFAEVWAHESYAAAGLPHGEVPHVALVDPDDHGVVYFLQGSKLFGLDVRARRVVSCEDCSVRDDREIVLRNSRPILDAWELSPPSPPRSPRTEPSSPSPPEELDAVGKMERERNDRLVIQYVQSWLEGMELRSETDEGQSSSSS; from the exons ATGTCGGCGTCCGAAGCGGCGGCGGAGTCGTCGTCGCGTGCCCGCCAGGACGCGGACGGGGAGCCGGGGCCGGAGCCGCCGCAGCGACGCTGGGTGGCCCTCGTCTCCACCGCGGTCATCCTCCTCGACGGGGACGAGCGTGCTCGGGCGATGCCCCTCGGCACGAACGTCGAGCTCGACCTCCACGACCCTCCACAGCCCTCCTACCTGGTGCTGCACCCCCGCATCGTCGCCCTCGACCCCTGCTACTTCGCCCATCAGCCGTCCGCCTACATCCTCTCCGCCGACCGCTCGGGCCGCCTCCTCTTCCGCGTGAACAACCCCGGCAGCAACGACCCCGCAGAGGACGAAATCATGTACCTCTGCGACACCCACGCCCGCCGGGCCACCACCCTGCTCCCGGTCCCCTACCCCTTGCTCCGCATCGAGCCGCGGCCACGCCGCAGCGTCGGCCTCATCGCCGACCCCGAcccgcgccgccgcggccacTACCTGGTCGCGCAGCTCTACCCGCGCGAGTCGGCCCTCCACGGCGACAAGCTGCTCTGCTACTCCACCGCGACGTTGCAGTGGTTCCTCAAGCCGCTGCTCACCTCCTCCTCGGTGCGCATGCGCAACCCCTGCACCGAGACCGGCGTGCTCGCCCACGCCGGGCGCCTCTACTGGCTCGCCCTCGCCTACGGCGTCTTCTTCTGCGACCCCTTCGCCGCCACCTCGCACCTGCTCTTCGTCCCGCTGCCCCGCGACTGCGAGATGCGGGAGGAGCTCTCCCACCGCGTCTACGTCGCGCAGCGCCGCCGCGTCGCTCCCAGCGAGGGCCTGCTCCGCTACGTCGAGGTGCGGGGCCTCTCCTACCAGGTGCCCGTGCCTCCCGACGTGGCGCCCCCGCCGGTGAACCCCAGCGTCTGGATGTGGACGCTCGTCGACCCGGAGGCGGCGGAGCCCTGGAGGTTCGAGTACGAGGCGCCCTTCGCCGAGGTCTGGGCGCACGAGTCCTACGCCGCCGCCGGGCTGCCGCATGGGGAGGTGCCCCACGTCGCCCTCGTCGACCCCGACGACCACGGCGTCGTCTACTTCCTCCAGGGCTCCAAGCTCTTCGGCCTGGACGTGCGCGCCAGGCGGGTCGTCTCCTGCGAGGACTGCTCGGTGCGCGACGACCGCGAGATCGTGCTCCGAAACTCCCGCCCCATCCTCGACGCCTGGGAGCTGTCGCCACCCTCGCCTCCCCGGAGTCCCCGCACCGAGCCTTCTTCACCATCTCCTCCAGAAG AGCTTGACGCCGTCGGGAagatggagagggagaggaacgATCGCTTGGTGATCCAGTACGTTCAGTCTTGGCTAGAGGGGATGGAGCTGAGGAGCGAGACGGACGAGGgacagtcgtcgtcgtcgtcgtga